DNA from Serinus canaria isolate serCan28SL12 chromosome 13, serCan2020, whole genome shotgun sequence:
AAAAAATGTACAATTGTTTTAAGTAACCAGAGTATCATCCTTGATTCAGCATTTTTCTTGCGGTTGGGATTCAGGTCATGTGTaattctttgctattttttttccctgcataaaTTGTTTAAAGTGCAGTCTTTTTTATTTAGCCACACACCAAAAATCTTAGTGTATTTCTCAATTACTGCAGTGTCTTCTCTTTCAGGAATGATAATTTTCCCATTATTAAGGCAATTGCTTGAAAGACCACAATGTTAATGCAGTTTCTGTTTAGCTGTTACCTATttattggtttttaaaatgctggacTTCGACCCTAGTCAGACCAAGATTCTTTTCTTCAACTCTATATCTTCAAACAGTtgtattgtttcttttttctacaTTTGAGAGGAGCTTCCAAGAATCTCATTGTTGTACTACAAATTctttaagtgctttttaaaaacaaacaaacctataaaacccaacaaaacaactcCCCAAATCCATGCTGCTGGAATTACCTGTCAAATTGCCCCAGCCTGTCTCATTATTGCTCTTGTTTCAAATTAATACAGAGAGGAGGTATTTCTTGTCCTATGCCTGAATGGCTTTTTGAGGTAGAAATATTTGAGGGGTTAATTTGCCTACTCTTTCTTTGTGTGAAAGGATCCTCACCCTGCCTATGGATCTGTTACGGATTGTGGTGGCAATAATTAAGGTAGATTTTAAAGACTCTAATTGTAGACTTGCAGACCTTTGTGTAGCTGACAGATACAAGTGTTCAAATACacttattttgttttgggtttttcacAGTACAGCACCACTTAgcataaaacacatttttctgctcttcactGTGTTAACTATTTAAAGGGGGGTGTTTGTTTCCTAATTAAATGCTAGAAGACAGCTGCCATAAGTCCAAACATGTAATTTGTCTCCCTAGAAGAACTAACAATTTTTTTAGCACTGATACACATGCTGTGTTTTGGTTGAAACAAATGAAGCGTGAATTGATAAATTTGCAGAAGACAAAAGTCAAGAAcataattgtattttcttttttaaatctatCAGTGTGTAAGTAAAATTATTGTTCTGCAGCCTTGTTTTCTGTCATGTGTTACAACGTCCTCTGTGACAAATATGCCACCCGGCAGCTGTATGGCTATTGTCCATCCTGGGCCTTGAACTgggaatacagaaaaaaagccattatGCAGGAAATACTGAGCTGCAATGCTGACATCATAAGTCTGcaggtaaaaaaaatacaccacTCTTTCTTTTCTATTGTCATGTGCTGGCTTCTTCACATTAAGTGTATTTTTAGTAAACAGTCTATTTTCAAAACCTTctgcaaacaaaagaaaaagaagtgatgTTTTGAACATTATTTGTTGCTTGACATCAAAAGAAGGCTCTCAGCCCCCACAGTTGGAATGGGAACCAGCAGCCCCTGATCAAAGCAGTGTTGGTGGGGGTGTctttgtgcctgtgtgtgtaTGTGGGGCTGTAATTGACACATTTTCAAATAAGAGGCTTGAGATAATCATAACTCCAGGGATTACAGaaattcatttatattttcttaaaataaggATATTGCTCTTGAATTTGCATTCTCTGATGTACTTAattcttagattttttttccccttaaatcTAATTTGAAAGTGATTTACACTTCTGAAGAGTCTAAATAATATCTGTCTTCTATATTTTGCTAACAGTACGTTCATGCTGTGCTGCCTTAACTTTACAGGAGGTTGAAACGGAGCAGTACTACAGTTTTTTCCTGGTAGAATTGAAAGAGCGTGGCTATAATGGATTCTTCAGTCCAAAATCTAGAGCTAGGACAATGtcagaacaggaaagaaaacatgttGATGGTTGtgcaatatttttcaaaacagaaaagtaaGTGATGTGGTTTGCTAAACCTTCTGTTGTCTCTTGCTGTCTTTTACATAATTTCTCAGGTGGGTCTTATAGTTCACACAGTTGGGCTTTAATTGTCCTTTTGTAGCCAGGCAGGGTTTTGATACAGAGCGTTCCTTCCCCTGGAAAGACTGGTTTATATGACAGAGATCATTCTGTGTGCAACTAGCAATAAAAATTTACCCTTGAAATATAGAGTTGAATTAGATTTCATTCTGTTTGAGCAGTGCTGGTTGGGAGTTCACTGAATTATCCTTCACTTGTTGAATGTAATAATAGAAAATGAAGgaagtaatgaaaaatgaagcatatgttcttgccttttgtttttttttgtttttgtttttgtttttttttttttttttttttttttttttttttttttttttgtttttttttttttgcctaaagGAATTTATAATCCCCCAAACTGCAGTAATAAGGCCTCAGATGACATTGACTTTTTGATACATTAGCCTTTGGTAAAGCAAACTGCCCacttctgtaaaaaaaccctaatcATTTGAGAGCTGCAGGTCGTGTCATATTGCACTGTACAGATTTGGATGTGATGGTAATAATGTCCCTTCCTGCTTCGCTTCCTCTGCATCCATAAGTAAATGTAGGTGCCAGGCTTGCAACCTAGTGGCTTGGAAAATTATTTGCTCCCTCTCTGTTAAATCTGCATATTTGAACTAGGAACGGATGCAGAGTTAGAAACAAGCATGACTTTTCAAAAAtacccctctctctctctctgtcaacaaaatattttaattgtaacTAAGGTACTATAAACTACATGGAAATTGCTATGAAAACTATATCACTTGATTTCAATTTAGGATTTTATGAAATGATGTGTCTAAGATTTTCACATCATAAATGTGTTTGAGCTTTAATTAAAAGGAGAATTACTGATAACATTTCCAACTGTATCTGGCTGCTGAAAACAATTACAtatgatgtttttctttcagatttacTTTGGTCCAAAAGCATACTGTTGAGTTCAATCAACTAGCAATGGCAAACTCAGAAGGTTCAGAGGCTATGCTGAACAGAGTTATGACAAAAGATAACATTGGAGTCGCTGTTCTGTTAGAACTGCGAAAGGAATTGATAGAAATGTCATGTAAGCcccatttcatttatttttaaaatagatggTACTttgtaagtgaaaaaaaattactcttgtTATAATAAACAAGAGAAATTAGGTTCTGCAGGTGAATTCGATTTTGCAGTTTGTATGttcaaatttatttccaaaaaggATTCTGGGGAAAAGTCATATTGCTTAAGtgatgaggtttttttccccccccacttgtatttttaaggaaaaaaagatataaaaacttgagtgattttgttgtttggttttggggtttttttcttaaaactatGTACAAGTATCAAAGAATCAGGTGGTGTTAGTTGTGTGTTTCTGGATCATGTATCTCCATCATTTTAACTTACTTTCTCTGCTGTCATGCCTAAACAAACTGTTTGTTCTGCCCTGTCATTCTTAATTTAGGAAATGTAAATTGGCTTTATAAGTATCACAGTGGGAACCTACTCAACCTGTGTTATATTTATCCAaatgatattttattaattcagaTTGTAGCAAACAAGCCTTTTAAGAAACACTTCCAGCAAGAGAGGTAACTTAGAATGTGGATAACTTAGAATTCAGAGCTTGCTGCCTAATAAGATATGAACAGAGTCTGTTTGCTATCATAGCCTAAGGAAAGCTGCTGTAATTTTAtagaaaaacattatttgcCTGTAATTAGGATTATCCATTACTTATGTTAATTTTCAGTGAATACAAAAGCATTATATGTAACAAGATAGTCTGTTAATGGTCTTGAATGTGAAATATCATTCCTAGTGCTTTCTATCAACTGAAACACTTGCTAAATGTAAGAGGAGTTATCTGACCCTCTTCATTCAAATGTTTTTAACCCTCTTGAAGTCatactggtatttttttttgtccccttaaacattttgttaaatttttgtAATAGTGTTTTCTGTCGCTGactgattttaaataaatagcTGATTTTCAATTTTAGCTGGAAAGCCACATCTTGGGATGGAAAAGCAGCTAGTTCTTGTAGCTAATGCACATATGCATTGGGACCCAGATTATTCTGATGTGAAGCTGGTTCAGACTATGATGTTCCTGTCCGAGGTAAAGAACATTATTGATAAAGCTTCTCGTAGTCTCAAACCTGGTGTGTCAGGAGAGCTTGGAACCATTCCACTTGTACTGTGTGCAGATCTCAATTCTCTACCAGACTCTGGTAAGAGTTCTATTTCTTATTCTTTAGACTGTGTGTAACAATTGTAAGTTTTTCTGTTTAGAGAATGCATTGTTTGATAATATGAGCTCTAGAGGTGctaaggagagagaaggaggagagcGAACTGTTTCATTTGTGAGTGACCTTATTGCTTGTACTGTAGTAGAGCTGTGTCTGGTCTTTCAGAAGCATTACCACTGTGATTTTGTTCCCTGTTTATTCCTGTATTTTAAAGTATCTTCCAGAAATTACTGGGAACATGAGTGTGTTGCTGATAATTcagttttcttaattttaagtTTGAAAAGAGATTTTACCTTTAAATTTGCCACCATACTATCATTTTCTGTCATGATTTAGAACTTCTAAAATTCAATATATCCCCTTCAAAAGGGGACTTTCCAGAGCTCTTTATTAGCATGAGACTTTGTTTCTTGACTTGGAGGCAACTTTATGAAGTTCAAGGAAAGAACACATTCAGTGACTGCCACCTTGCTTGCCCAGGGACCCAGCTGAAGTGCTGTACTCAAGAGCCATCCTTCATCTCCATTCCTGGTCCCCTTCTGGCTTCATCTTGGCAACTCTTAACATCTGTTAGGGTTTTGAGGAGCAGTTATTGCTCAGTAATGGAAATGGGATAATCCAAGGGAGGCCAGTATCACTGGTGGTGATTGCAATGACCAGTTCATGTGTCTCCTTGTGTCTTCAGAACAACTTAACTGCTTCTTTTACCTTCCAGAACTTTAACACAGATGTTCTGAAATTCAGGTACAACCATCGTTTTATGTGACACAAATCTAATCAGTTTGACTTTGCAGCCTCTTTAAAGTTAACTTCTTTTGAAGCGGTGTTTCAGAAATTTGCCTTTATGCAACACTTTAGCTGAAGAACATGAAACAACAGGACCTGAGCATAAAACCAAGAAGAGGCTGCCAATAACTAGCATTGATAGAattttacttctgattttttttttcatcttccccTTCCCAATCTATGTCTTAttaatcttctcttttttcctaatCAAAGTATGTCACTTTGTTCTAGGTGATATTTGCTCTTGATACACATTGCCCTGCGGTACTTTAAAAGAACTGCTGTTGATTGTACTGTGTATTGTTAAAGTTTTGGTTATAGAAAGCCTAAAGTTGCATGCCTGACTTTAAGTACTTGCACACACTTACTTGCTGAATGTTAATACCTTCTTGTTTGTAATGTGTGTCCTCACAGGTGTTGTTGAGTACTTGAGCACTGGTGGAGTGGAAACAAACCACAAAGATTTTAAGGAACTGAGATACAATGAAAGTCTTACTAACTTCAGCTGTAATGGAAAAAATGGGACAACAAATGGAAGAATTACACATGGTTTCAAGTTGAAGAGTGCCTATGAGAATGGTCTAATGCCTTATACAAATTACACATTTGACTTCAAGGTAAGCACTTGCTTATATTTTGGAAAGGTTTTCCATTTTCAAGTGTAACTAATGTGATTTGCTCTGTGAAGATGTTACAGAAGTTAATCTGTGTAGCTAAGTTCACCAAGTTTATACTTAAAACATAACAAACTAGAATGCCCAGCACTTCAGTCTCCTAGAAACCATCTTATTCTTTTTAATAACTTGCAACAGCTTTACAAGAGTTGGGGTGCTCTTAACCTTCCCTGTAAACAGTAGGAGTTTGTGTTTTGATACTCCAAGCTAAATGACAGGGGCACTTAAGCTGTCAAGTGCATGAAAATAATCCATGTAACTTCTAGAAATGTCTGAGCTCTCTGTTGGGAAAACAgagattgtttttttcctcttaaaaatcagtgaaatgtGATTTGAAGCTCTCTAGGAGACTGGAAATTGAAACCCACAAAAGCATAGCAGAAGTGATAAAGGGTggccttttcttttgttttcctaatcTATATTGAGCATCCCACTGGATATAGGAAGAAGAAATCTCCTAAATTGTGATGTGCTGTAGAGAAGGAGTGGGATATTTCATTACTTGTAACACTGAGCTCACCTCTTGTTTGGAATAATAACTTGAGACAAGAATAAATACTAACAAtaatcttttttcccccctcttgTTTTAGGGTATTATTGATTACATCTTCTACTCTAAACCTCAGCTAAACATACTTGGCATTCTTGGACCTTTGGATCATCATTGGTTAATAGAGAACAATATAAGTGGTTGTCCACATCCACTCATCCCTTCTGACCACTTCTCACTTTTTGCACAACTGGAGCTtttgctgcctttcctgcctCCTGTAAATGGAATCcatctccctggcaggaggTAGTCAAATACATTTTAGAGGGCAACCTCAATCTAACTTGTACAATTGTAAAATCTGAATATAGAGGAGTGAGGTATGGccaacagggatttttttttcttaataatctTAATCTTAAATCTAATTATTTGCTAAAGACATAGTAAAAGCCAGGTGCTATCAACAGACACAATTCTGAGCCCAATGTACTTTGTATACTGTTCCACAGCGATTGGTGCATTTGCACCTTTCTTTAATACATTGCAATTAAccttcctgtttcttttctccaaCGTGACATTTTCATGCCTTGAAATAGGGAATTGTTATACAGTGTATTCTCTTTGCACAGTTATCTGTAGCACTACTTTTTTGAGGCCAGTAGGAACATCCACAGAACATTCTCCGTACTTCACTCCCTCCTTTTTCAGACTTGTTTGTAAAATATAGAATTTGAATTTAGCCTTTATTGATTGTATATGAACAACAGAAAACCTGATTTATGAGattttgtactttaaaaaaaaaaaaagaaaaatcagatttggaAAATGATTGTATTGTAAACTAAGGCtaaatttttatctgttttcatGTGTTATAAAGGCCAGCGTGTAAAAGGGGTTGTCACAGGTTTTCTCTGCTAATGATTTGCACTGTTAGGGTTTCGTTAGCCCTTTTATACTACTTTTTATGTTCAATTGAGAACGTTGCTTTCAAAATCCAAAcgtataaaatattaatatcttACAGAGATACCAAAATACATTctatttctgattaaaaaaaaagaaagaggcatAGAGTTCTCACAGAACAGATAAGCTGAGCAGTGAATATAAGTAGACCTGTATGGATTGAAAGTTATTGCTGATGTATACACAGTCAgacatttttttcatctctaaCTTTTGAAGTAAAATCTAGGATACTTGTGTACAGcttcttcatttctgttttaaatatttgtcCTATCTCCACTGTGCCTGCTTAAATTTGTTCTCAACTAGCACTGCCTGTGCATGCAGAGAGATCCTGTGcatcctcttttatttttttaaataatgttaaCACTTGTGAAAATTTTATGAAGATACTTTTGTATAAGCTGTggcatcttttttcctttgtgaagCATTGAATATCACACTTTGGAACATGTTCAGGTTATGGGTACACAGTTTCTAGCTTCTAATGCCCATGCACTGCTTCTTTCAGTGTCATTGCACAGTGCCGTTTTTCCCACTAAGAGTTACTATCATGTGGATTCTCTTTTGTTTGTGTGTTCCTCAGTTTCTGAAAGTATAATTCCTTGAAGATAAAAACCTACATTTTCTATTAATGAAGCAGTGTAAAATAAATGCATCTTCAGTACAGGTCCCAAAGACAATTCTTCAGATCATATTTTAAAGTGACCAAGTCTTATTTTAAAGTGTCAAGCAAGACCGAAGTTATAGTGTACCCTCAGTGCCATTTGTGTCATGAAGCCAAGTATATAACAGCTTACAAATTTAACTTGTCTGTTTGTATCCTAAAAGGGAGAATTCATCATCTCCTTAAACTAATACAATttgaataataaatattaaaaaaaaaattaataatggaGATAGAGCTTGGTCTTaaacagcttttgtttcagCTGCGGGCAGGGAAGCAAAAGGACACTGAGCATTAAGAGAAAACTTTCTAAATATTGtgaattttttatatataagaGAATTGATTGGTAATAATGAttcaaaattttattgaaaagtaGTCAGCACACAAGTGTGCTCGAACCGTTCTGTTTTAAGCTCAAAGTAAAAATTGCAGACAGTTCGGATGtgtaaaatgtacattttaaaatttcaatatGAGAAATTTTGATCTTGAATCCTTGTCTGGGACCTGATCTCTTTGGGGTtatcttgttttggttttagttgTAAAAACACCAAACATGTCCAGTTTATAATCAGTACATTGAAATGCTGGTAGTATTGCTGTAGTAGATTTAATGCgtagtgttattttttttctgtttgttttttggggtttttttgtaaagtgTGAATAAAAGGTGTTTTACTCATGTTTCCTTAATGATGTCTTGGTAATGTACATCATGACAATTTCCAGTAATGATGAGCCAATTTAGCTTGTCAGACTAAgcaaactatttttcttttctgatatCTGGATTGTGTAAGGAGTCCAGAAAGCTTTacagaaggggaagggaagcacttactcattttgtatttttttagaGGGGGATAATTTACTTTAATAGATGCTGGAGCTTGAGTGCACTTGTTAGATTCTAAAGGTTTGAGCTTTATCCAGTATGTGTTCTCCTCTATTGCTTagtcttaaaaaatatttgaatttttgaCAGCATGTGAAAATATGGCCCTTTGTGCTTTTGGAGACACAACTGTTCCTGCTTAGTCACCTTATGGTCTAAGGGTCCATTTGAATAACCATTTCCTCCAGCTTTTATAGTAGTCCATCAGGTCCTGATTGAAAACCCTCTGAATCCATTGAAGACACTCCTTTGACTTCAGTGGGTTTTAACTGGACAGCAGCTGTGACTCGGgggctgaaggaaggaaggagaaatgttttgaaaatagGGAAAGACCAGATGGCACCAAAACAGAGCTGAGATAAACTTTGTCAAACAATCTCtcaaagaaaatacattcttgTGTCAAACAAATCTAACTCAAAAGTCTCAATTTCCAGCTATAACATAGAATAAGGCAATAAACCGTGTCTtcacaaaatcaaaatgtttgcTTCATAGTTTTTAACATGAAATGgttatttgcaatatttttattcGAGGTGGTTTTGGGTGTTGCCATAATGTACCTTCAGTGTTCTTGTTGTAAAAGCACATACAGCAAAAGTCACAGAGCATCCTTGGGGTTGAAAGGATTTATTTAGGTAAGACCAGgcttttttccacttaaaataCACTCTGCCATATCTTGTCTACTTTTATTTACATTTACCGAGAGTTCTGGGTGTCAAAGTGTAAATTGAACTACACCCTTAACTGAAACAATTGTTTAGAGTACAAGACTAATATCACAAGTTACTGCTTTTAACATAACAGAAGTAGGGGGGAAAGAGCATATGAATTGGTGTGTGTTGTAATTATTTTGTCCTTTTAGCAGCTTTAAATTAAAGGTAAATTTGGCTAGCATTGGACTGAACTGATTTTAAGAACATTGTATGCATCTTTGATGTAACTTCAGCAAATCTCTCaaggttgtttttctttttttttataacagGCTTAGAAAATAGCttatgctttgctttttcaaCCATGCAAAATCTGcatgaaagacaaaataattgCAACACCATtgtgggggagggggaaaaagaaaactaattaCACTGTAAAACTTTGAAAAGTTCAGTTAACCGCTTCAGTAGCAAAGCCTTTCTCATCCAGCCGGACACAGTATTTTTTAGTATGTTAACTGctattcttttcttttggttgcATAAATTTGTAACACTTAAGTGTCTTGGTATGTTTAAGTAGTGTCTAAAATAGAATATCTTAGTCTTTATTCACAGTACTTCTGTATAATGTGTAATGCACTGGACTAACTCTTGTTTACCATTCATGTAACAAAAACCAGCACATTATCTGCACTAAGCTCAAAGAATGTTGCATTTGTCTATAGGCAGCTCTTCAATaagaaaaatgggaaactgAATATGGTCTGATGGTAAACAAGGGCTTTTACTGTTCTCTTCAGTGGAACTTTCTTCTTGGTCAAATTTTAACTAGTTAgtattatatttatatacagggtcttctttttctttaccaATGTATTTTCCTACTCATAGCTGACCAATAAATCCAGTATCTGTTTCAAACCTTCTTGAAGTCTAATTCATATTTTAACTTGATTTCTAAAGGTCTTCCTCAAGAGTTACAGCCAAAGTGAGTGAAGTGTGTGAAGGGTATAATGGAAGCATAAGGAACTTGTTAATCCCAGAAGGACCTTGCTGTGCTCCCTGTTCTGCACACCAGAAATCTGCTCTGGTCAGTTGGGTTTGGATTGCAAAGTGAAGGCATGGTCAGAAGTGCCTCCAGAGCTTGTGGAGAACCCTGTCCAAACCTACTCAGAGCTCAACtccttgtgttcctgtgtgGCCATCCTCTGACCTTCCAGGTCAGTGTGTAAGCTCAGCTGTGCAGTGGAGGTTTTGTCTCAGTGCTGTAGACCcgctccttccttcctcttacTGCTCCAGAAGCACAAAGTAGACTTGGGGCCTGACAGCAGGAAGGGATTCAAGTACTCAGTTTACTATGGGAGGGAAACaaagtgaagattttttttttcaacttctttttcAGGAATGAGATGCAGCAAACTCTTGTCCTTGGTGTATTTTCATACCCCATTCTTTCTCTGTGGGTGATGCTGTCTCAGTGTCTGTCATGGGGCAGTCTCAGCACATTGGGTGTGATGTTCCCATCACTAGCAGCAGGACACATCAGACACCTGAGCACACTTGTGTGTGTGGAGCACTGAAGCACCCAATACCTCTCCTGGCACCACTGCCCTCCTCAGAGCCCATGTTCTGTGTGTTGGTGCTGCTTTGCTATGAAATAAATGGTCTTAGTTCAGTGTTCCCATAAATACCACAGGCCCCACAATGTTCAGCTTGTTTGTAGGTTTAAAATGTGCTCTCTTGAAGCAGCTGCAAGTCCCCAGCAGTGTGATAGGTCCCTTGCAGGCCTAGCTATGatttctctctggttttgtgtCTTGGGTGAGTTGTTAATTCCCAACACATTTGCAGGATTGCCACTAGATGGTGTGGGAAACACAGACTtcagctgcacacagcctgAACCTACTTCAGTGCCTGCACAAAGTGTGCCTTGTAGAATTATTCTAAAGAATGTTCATTGGAATTCAGGCCCAGGCATGAATCTTttccagtggcagcagctggttTGGTAACTTCCATGCCAATTAATACTGGTTTTATAAATGCAGCTGTCATAATGGGAATGAAAGGGACCTACTTGGTCCTCAGTGACATTTTTGAGTAGGGCCTTCCCTTGTTGCATGAATCTACTTCAGGTTATGTTTTCAGATGAGCACAGTTGTTACATGGTTCCAGATTGGAGTTTACAAGCTCCTAAATAGAATCTTCAAACCTGACATGTAAGTGTGGGGAGAGCTGCCAAAACTAACAGAGAGGCCAGTGTCCTTGTCAGAGAATGTGGGGAGAAAACAGCACCTCTCCCTCAAAGGCAtagggctgagctgagcctgtgTCCTGTTGTCCTCAGCCAGGTCAAAGAAATCTAGTCTTTTTTAGCTTGCAGTAAAATAACTGGAGCTATTTTAATGGAATTGACTACACAACCTCTCTGCTCAGACTCTGGTTATTGGTCCTTCATAGCCCATATCCACTGGCTGTTCAGTGATAGAAAAAAGTTGGATTTGAGCCTTCTAGGGTGAGAATCT
Protein-coding regions in this window:
- the CNOT6 gene encoding CCR4-NOT transcription complex subunit 6 isoform X1, whose amino-acid sequence is MPKEKYDPPDPRRMYTIMSSEEAANGKKSHWAELEISGKVRSLSSSLWTLTHLTALHLSDNSLSRIPSDIAKLHNLVYLDLSSNKIRSLPAELGNMVSLRELHLNNNLLRVLPFELGKLFQLQTLGLKGNPLTQDILNLYQEPDGTRRLLNYLLDNLAGTAKRISTEQPPPRSWIMLQEPDRTRPTALFSVMCYNVLCDKYATRQLYGYCPSWALNWEYRKKAIMQEILSCNADIISLQEVETEQYYSFFLVELKERGYNGFFSPKSRARTMSEQERKHVDGCAIFFKTEKFTLVQKHTVEFNQLAMANSEGSEAMLNRVMTKDNIGVAVLLELRKELIEMSSGKPHLGMEKQLVLVANAHMHWDPDYSDVKLVQTMMFLSEVKNIIDKASRSLKPGVSGELGTIPLVLCADLNSLPDSGVVEYLSTGGVETNHKDFKELRYNESLTNFSCNGKNGTTNGRITHGFKLKSAYENGLMPYTNYTFDFKGIIDYIFYSKPQLNILGILGPLDHHWLIENNISGCPHPLIPSDHFSLFAQLELLLPFLPPVNGIHLPGRR
- the CNOT6 gene encoding CCR4-NOT transcription complex subunit 6 isoform X2, with product MPKEKYDPPDPRRMYTIMSSEEAANGKKSHWAELEISGKVRSLSSSLWTLTHLTALHLSDNSLSRIPSDIAKLHNLVYLDLSSNKIRSLPAELGNMVSLRELHLNNNLLRVLPFELGKLFQLQTLGLKGNPLTQDILNLYQEPDGTRRLLNYLLDNLAVSTEQPPPRSWIMLQEPDRTRPTALFSVMCYNVLCDKYATRQLYGYCPSWALNWEYRKKAIMQEILSCNADIISLQEVETEQYYSFFLVELKERGYNGFFSPKSRARTMSEQERKHVDGCAIFFKTEKFTLVQKHTVEFNQLAMANSEGSEAMLNRVMTKDNIGVAVLLELRKELIEMSSGKPHLGMEKQLVLVANAHMHWDPDYSDVKLVQTMMFLSEVKNIIDKASRSLKPGVSGELGTIPLVLCADLNSLPDSGVVEYLSTGGVETNHKDFKELRYNESLTNFSCNGKNGTTNGRITHGFKLKSAYENGLMPYTNYTFDFKGIIDYIFYSKPQLNILGILGPLDHHWLIENNISGCPHPLIPSDHFSLFAQLELLLPFLPPVNGIHLPGRR